The genomic segment GATTTTGAACTTTCAGATGTTACAAGAGTGAATCTTGTAAAGAAAATAGAACAACTTAAAGCATAGTTGTTACAGTAAAGGAATATTATGAGACATAAGCATGGTTACCGTAAATTAAACAGAACGTCTGCTCATAGAGCGGCGCTTCTTAAAAACCTATCAATTGCTTTGACAAAAGAGGGTAGAATTGAGACTACATTGCCAAAAGCTAAAGAGCTTAGAAGTTATTTTGAAAAGCTTATCACGAAAGCTTCTTCTGGTGATTTTAATGCACACAGAGCAATTTTTGCAATGTTACAACACAAAGAGTGTACAAATACGATTGTAAACGAAATCGCACCAAAGTATGCAGACAGAAACGGTGGATATACAAGAATTATTAAAACACGTATGAGAAAAGGTGATTCAGCACCTATGGCAATTATCGAACTCGTATAATTACCTCTGAAACTTCAGTATTTCAAGGCTTTGCCTTGAATACACTCCACTACCTCAATAAATCATTAAACAATTCAAACACCATTGACAAAGTAATACTTTTAGTGTATAACACACTTAAATAACATAGTAACAAAGATTTTACTATGATTTTGTTATAATAATTTTATGAGATGTCTCTATGATAGAGATGCAAATTAAGGAGAAACATTGATACCATTTACAGATGAAGAACTAGAACCTGCCGTAATGAACGTAATAGACAAGGTAAGACCTTCTATCAAACTTGATGGAGGGGATATAGCATTGATCGCCATTAAAGATGGAAGAGTCTTTGTACAGCTTCAAGGCGCATGTGTTGGTTGCGGCAGTTCAGGTACAACGATCAAGTTCGGTGTAGAGAGACAAATGCAAACACTGATTCACCCTGAGATCACTGTAGTCAATGTACCTGCAGGTTTTGAAGACAAATTGGATCAATTGTAATTTAAAATGAGCAAAATAAGTCAAGATTTACTATTGAAAAGGGCCGAAAGCGAGTTTCTACAGGGAGACTATGCCAAGGCACTTCGAAGTTACGGGTTGATCTTAAGAGATTACCCTACGTTAGATGAAGCAAAAATAGGCGTATACTTGAGTGATCTAGGGATAGAGAGTCAAGAAGAAGCGCAGGCTCTGTTTGACTACTATCAGATGATCAAAAATGAGAAAGAGAATGCTGTAGATATCATCGATGGGCTTATTGAGAATCTAGACAGTTCAAAACATAAGTTGCAAGAACTTTTGGTTGAACCCTTGGAAGAACAGATAGAGTATGGAGATGGTATACGTTATAGTGATTTCCTGGAACTTGTAAAGAGCAGGGGCAGCTTCAAAAAGACATTTGAAGATATTATGTTTTCGACCAAAGTCGTGATCACGAATAAAGAAGAGTTTATAGATTTTGTTACACAGCTTGCGAACGAGGGTTTTGATGAGATGGCACTAGGATACCTGGATGCTTCATCAAGCCTCTTTGGAAATGATCAGGATATACTTGCACTTTACCATGTGGTTCGAGGACAAAAATAGTGAAATTGGATTTCCAAAAAGATGGTTATCTTTTTTTGACTGATGATACAAGTAAACTCGATACAGATACGATTTTTTTAAAAACGGCACAAAACAGCCACTATTATGAACAATTAGAACCGAAACCAGAAACACTGACAGTCGATGAACTGATCTCTTTCTGGGGTCTAGATAAGATGAAAGTGGTAGGTGTGACCGGTACCAACGGTAAAACGACTGTAACCGCGGCCATCTACTCTTTTTTGCTTGATTTGAATGAAAAGCCGGCACTGCAAGGTACGCGTGGTCTATTTGCGCAAGAGAAGCGTATAGAAGAGAAGAGCATGACCACACCTTCCATCCTGGAAACCCTGTATAATATGAAGCAGACGATGGATATGG from the Sulfurovum xiamenensis genome contains:
- a CDS encoding NifU family protein — translated: MIPFTDEELEPAVMNVIDKVRPSIKLDGGDIALIAIKDGRVFVQLQGACVGCGSSGTTIKFGVERQMQTLIHPEITVVNVPAGFEDKLDQL
- the rplQ gene encoding 50S ribosomal protein L17, with the translated sequence MRHKHGYRKLNRTSAHRAALLKNLSIALTKEGRIETTLPKAKELRSYFEKLITKASSGDFNAHRAIFAMLQHKECTNTIVNEIAPKYADRNGGYTRIIKTRMRKGDSAPMAIIELV